The stretch of DNA GTGCAGGTTATAGTCGCCGGCGGGCAGGCTGGTAAAGTCGAGCGACTGGTTGTGCTGGCCCGGTGCCTGCTTACGGTAGTCTGACACGCGCACCACAATGCCCCGCTGATCGTACACTACCCACCCTAACGGCATAGTTTCGGCCAGGGTGTAGTTCATCTGTACCACTCCGTTAGATGGGTTCGGGTACACGCTCATGTTGTTGGCCCCAACGCCCGGAATTTTGCTGGCGGCTAATACTGTTTTGGGCACTTCCACAACGGCAGGCTCTATCTTCCACTGCTGGGTTGGCTCGCCTTTGTAGCGCCACTGCTGAATGCCACCGTTTACGGAGTCTTTGGCCGTCAGAGCCTTGCGGCTGTGCTTGGCTATTAGCTTATAGTATCCGTCGCCTACTTCTTCAATCTGCCATAGCTGGTTGTTGCCGCTATAGAAGCTCCACAGGCTCATGGGAGTTCCGTTAGAGGTGGAGCTGCCCAGCACTTCCAGCACTTTGGGGCTGCCTTGCACCAAGAGGCGATAAAAGCCTTCCCCGGCGCTTTCAATTCTCCACTGTGGAGGTGAGTTACGCTTTTGCGCTGTGGTGGGCACACCCCGGAACGGGTGGCTGTCGTCTACCACCTCAAGGGGCGTATCAGTTGCTCTTGACTTAAGCGTAAATACGCCGCCAGCCAGGGCACCTGGCGCTATTGCCGTTGCGGTAGCAGCAGCCTGTGCAGCGGGAGTTTTAGCAACCGTCTCCGTGGGTTTAGCAGCTGGCTTAGGCGCACTTTCTTTAGGGGTGGTAGCGGCAACAGGTTTTGATTTTACTGTCTTAGTGGGTGTAGCTTTAGCTGCAGGCGTCTGGGTAGGTGCCGCTGTAGCCGGCGCTGTGGCAACTACAGGAGCGGCCGGGGCTGGGTTTTTAGCTGCCAATGGGTGCGCTGCCTGGGCTGCGGCCGCCTTCGCGGCCAAGGCTGCTTGCACCGCTTCCGCCGGATCAGGCGTAGTAGGTGAACCCACAGGGTATAGGTCGCCGGCCGGTATAGTTTGCAGGGCTTGTCCGGGCGGCATCCACTGGAGAATCACGCTGGCATCACCTTCCTCATCAAAATACTCCAGCTTGATAGGGGTTTTCTCGCCGGCAGCCAAGCTCACTGTGTTGCCATCTAAACGCACTGAGCCCTTGCCATTCCAGGTATCAATAACCTTTTTACCATTCACCCACAGCCGTACTCCTTCGTTGGTAGCTACCGCAAACTTGTAGCTGCCTGTAGCAGGCACCGCCAATAGCCCTTCCCAGCGCACTGAAAAATCATCTTTAGACACTTCTTGAGCCGGGGAACCGCTGTTCCAGCGGAACTCAACTACTGGGTCAAGGCGCTTCAGAACGGGCGCCCCTGCCAACGTACCATTGTTAAAGTACAGGGCCGTAAGTCCGGTACCAAGACCTTGCGCCGAAGCAGCCGATGACACCCCAAAGAAGCTTAAGCTCAGAATAGAACAGAACAGTAGTTTTTGCACAGCTGAAAAGATGTTGATAGCGAAAAACGGCAGCACATGTATGTAATTCACAAGGTCTTAGACGATGATTTTAGTTACAGATTTTCGCTAATCACTCGTAAGACCATCACAATATAAATCAATTGAACCGGCATTTACCACATAACCTTGCCATACTACTATTAATCAGGATTTTAATACACAAAAAGCGTAATTTTACCTCCTATCGAAGAGCATGCACAACCAATTTATGTGCAGCTTTGGCCATCGTTTTTTCTTGTTATGTCTGAAGTTTCTGCTTGTCTATCTTCTCCGCTAGGCCTACTCGAAATTAGAGGGTCAGACGCCGGCTTAACTACCATCCGTTTTGTGGATGAACCGGCCATAGGATTGCACGAAACCCGGAAAGAAGCAGTGCCCCAGTGTTTGCTGGAGGGCTATTGCCAGTTGCAGGCTTACTTCAACCGGGAGTTGCAGCATTTCAGCCTCTCCTACGCCATTACTCAGGGTACCGAATTCCAACGCAACGTGTGGGCGGTGCTGGCTCAGGTAGAGTTTGGCCGTACGGCCTCTTACCTTGACCTGGCTCGCCTGTTGCAAAACCCCGGGGCAGTACGCGCAGTGGGTGCCGCTAATGGCCAAAACCCCTTGGCCATTGTATGGCCCTGTCACCGGATTATTGGAGCCAGCGGCCAACTTACGGGCTACGCCGGCGGCCTGGCTCGCAAGCGGTGGCTGCTGGCGTTTGAGCGCCCCGCTACGCAGGGCGAGCTGTTTGCCTTATAATTTTGCTCTAGGGGCCTAGGCCTATTGGGCCGCGTGAGGTTGGGCATTGCTTCCTACAAACTGAAGCAGATCCTGATAAATGATGTTGTGCTGCCAGTATAGCTGCAACACCATGGGCACATGTTTTTTGCCTGGCAGCACTTTCATGGCGGCGGGGTGGCCCAGAGCGGTCAGCTTCTGCTGAAACTTCTCGCTGCTGTTTCGGATAGAGGGGTAGGTTTCGCTTCCCACGTACAGCAAAAACGGCGGCGTGCCGGGCGTTAAATAATACATGGGAGATACTGTCCGCCACACGGCCGGGTCTCTGCCGAAAGGCACGAGGTACTCTTCGTCGCCGGGGTACTGCATCTTCCGCAGGTAGTCGTACATATCCAGGCCGGCGGGGTCATCCAGAATTGCTCCTCGAATGGGGTTAACCGGCATTCCCCATCGGGCCATCAGGGCGTTATCGGCCGTGAGCAAGGCTGCTAGGCCACCTCCGGCGGAGTGCCCCATTACGTACAGCCGTTGCGGGTCGCCGCCATACTCTGCGCTGTGCTGGGCAACCCAGGCCACGGCCCGGGCGCAGTCATCGGCCATGGCCGGCACCTCTACCTGCGGAGCAAGTCGGTAGTTGATAACTACCGCTACTACCCCCTGCTTAGCCAGACGGCGGCCAATAAACGAGTAGAAGTTTTTGTTGCCACTGTTCCAGCTGCCGCCATGAATAAACACCACCACGGGCCGCAGAAACGCCGTTTTTTGTTTGGGCGCATACACATCAAGCAGGTGGCGCTCTGCGTTAAACTGCGGGTCAGAGGTAGGGACGTAGGCTATATCCTGAGTGCGCCGGCTGGGTCGCGCTACGGCGTACTCATTAGCAAGGCCTAACAGCAACGCCAGAAAGAGACAGCCGGGTAATATTCTGAAGAAAAAAGTGCGCATGTAACACAAAAAGGATGGTGCCGGCCGTTAGCCTCAACGAAAAGCTGCCGGACGCCGGACGGGGTATATACTCTACCAGTTAGTGGCCGGATTGCCGGGCTGCCTTTCCCAACGCGCGGGCGTAGGCGGGGTTGCGCCCATCAGCTTATCTTTGAGTATCAGCCACTGTTTCTTCGGCCCTACTTTCCCTTATGACATTCTTTAAATCGACGCTGTTGCTGGCAGCAGCCCTCCTCGTGTGGGAGGCAGCTCCCGCCCAGGCTCAACGCAAAACCAAGCTCAAGGCTAAAGGCGAAGCTGCCGCGGCCATCAGTTCAGCTAACCGCTTACAGCCGCTTTTTGGCGGGCTTACACCTGCTCAGGCGGAGCAGGCCGTGGGGCCGGCCTTCCTGGCCGACATTTCCCGCAGCTTTGCCTCACGCGAAGAAGCCAGCCGCTTCTTCTCTACAAAAGGCTACGAATACCTGAGCGAGAACCAAGCCGACACCGCCCAATACCGCTTTAACCTGGCCTGGCTCCTCGACCAGAAAAACCCCGATGCTTATCGGGGCTTGGGCATTATTGCCAGCCAGAAAGCTACTCCGGAGTCCGCCATTGGGTTGCTTGGTCAGGGCCTGGCGTTTGATCCGAAGAACGCCAACCTGCTCAACGACTTGGGCGCATGCTACCTTATTGTGTATGAGCAGTCGAAGAAAAAGAAGGACCTCACTACCGCAGCAAGCTACCTGGAGCAGTCGGTGGCGCAGCCGGTAGCCCCCGCCGATGCCTGGCAGCAGCTGGCGCGCGTATATTTTTACCAGGAGAAATACCCCCAGGCCTGGGAGGCAGTACACAAAGGCCAGCAAATAAGCGTCAGCAGCCTCGATTTCGACCTCATTTCTGACCTCATAGCCAAGCTGCCAGATCCGGCGGGCCAGTTCAAATAAAGCCGTGAGCGGAAGCGTTGTACAACAGTCGGCACCTTGGCAGCGTATGCCGTAGCCACCCACCAACCCTCCTTCGCGTGACACTTCGCCCTCTGCTTTCCACCCTATTGCTGCTATCTGTTGTTGCAACGGAGCAAGCCTACGCACAAAACGGTGGCCCTGAGCGCCGTCGGCGGCACTATGACAGCAATGCCCGGCCGTACTACCGGGGCCCCGTGCGCCTGACATTGGGCCTGGGAGCTGCCTTTTACAATGGTGATATCACCGGCAGCCTCGGCGACCAATTTGTGGGACCCAGTGCCAGCCTAGGCCTATTGTATAAGTTCCGACCACACTGGCTGGTAGGCGGCGAGGCTACCTACTTTCAGCTAGGGGCCAAAGACCACTTCCCGGAGCGCAACCTGGCTTTTAGGGGGCGCAATGGTGCTGGCGTGGTGTTTCTGCGCTGGGAGCCCTTCCACGATGAAGTAGCCTACGCTGACCCACGTGGCCCGGCAGCGCTGGTTAAGCCCTATCTCAAGGCTGGTGGTGGGTTTCTGCTGTACAACCCCGAGGCCTACATGGGCACTGAGCGCCCCAGCAATGGCACCAACTTTTTAGCCCCTGAGCGGCTCGATTATCCGGCCCTAACGGTGGTAGCGCCTGTAGGGGTGGGCGTTACGCTCCGGCTCACGCGCAAGCTCAACGCCTCCATTGAGGGCACTTACTACTTTACCGCCACCGACCAACTAGATGATGTAAGCCCCGCCTCAGGGCGCGCCATCTCCGATAGAAACCGGAATGATGGCTATGGCCTTGCCGAGATAAAGCTTGAGTATGCACCGTGGCGCCGCTAGGCCAGTTCATATGCAGCAAGCAAGAGGCAGCTTACTTCTTATTAGAATACCAAACAAAAAGGGCCCACCAAACGGTGGGCCCTTTTTGTCTGTTGAAGCGCTTAGCTATTGACTATTGCTTCATGAAGCGCTGATGGAACGACTTCTGTCCGTCACTTACGGTGAGCATATATAGGCCTTTAGCCAGTGAAGCCACATTAAGCTGACCGTTCTCGAAGCGTACGCCCGCTGCTTTAGCACCGCGCAGGTCCGTGATAACTACTGACTGCACCTGAGCGCCATTTGGCAGGGAGATGTTCAGTACATCGGCGGCTGGGTTCGGATAGATTTCCAGCTGCTTGGATACCTCTGCCCCGAGAGTAGTGCCACCGGCCAGTGAAGGCAGGGTTTCGGGAGCCAGCGTACCACCGCTGATGTTGATGGTGTAATCTTCGGTTTCGCCGTAGCTGTAGCTGCCGCAGCTGGTGGTAGCTGAAGCGTCGCTCATGACTACGCGCATGCGAGTAGCGCCGCTCTTAGCCGTAGATGGCACCGTGAACGTGCTGGTGAGAGTGCCCGTGCTGGAAGAAGAGCCCGATACCACCGTTTCGCCAGCATCGATGAAGTCACCGTCCTGGTTATAGTCAATGAACACTTTCCAGTACTCGGTGTAAGCCGTAGAGGCGAAGCCGGCCGAGAAGCTAATGGTCTGTGAGGAGCCGGCAGCTACTGACGTAGACGAAGCCGTGCCATCGTAGTACCCACCGTCAGCACCGGAGGTGCGGGCAATGGTGCCCAGCTTCACGTAGTCGATCCACTCGTAGGCCACACTGGTGCCTTTTGAAGTGCAGTAGGTCACTGTAGTGGGGGGAGGAGTAGTGCCACCCGCAGCAGCCCCAACGCCCACGGCGTACCACGCATTGGTAACAGCCGTTACCTGGGCTGAGCCAGCGCCGTACAAATCGGTAGCAGCAGAAATAGCCGCCGTACGAGCATTGGCGTAGGTAGAGGAAGCCGTCAGGTACACGCTCTCAGTGCGGTAAGCAATTTTAGCGGCGGCATCAATGCCTACGCCGGTTACTGAGTAAGCGCTGCCAATATCGTTGGTGCCTGAGCCGCCCTGCGCGAGCAGGTAGAACCAGTAGTTCAGTACGCCTGAGTTGGTGTGTACTCCACCGTAGTCGTTAGCCGAGGTAGGCGAGGTGGTAGTAGCCTTCCAGTAGGTGCCTTTGTAAGTATCGGGCTGGCCGTAGGTGTTGGGGCTGCTCATAGAGCGTAGCGCGCCGCCGCTTTTCTTGATTTCCTCGCCAATGAGCCAGGTTGATTTGCCCGTGAGGCCATACACCCCAACGGTGCGGGCTTCTACGCAAGCGCCCCAGATATCGGAGAAGCCTTCGTTCATGGCGCCCGACTCGTTCTGGTAAGTCAGGTTAGCGGTCTTTTCGCACACGGCGTGACCAATTTCGTGGCCGCACACGTCTAGCGCCGCCAGGGGCTTGAACGTGGTAGCGCCGTCGCCGTAGGTCATTACCGAGCCATTCCAGTAGGCATTCTCGTAGCCCACACCGTCGCCGGGGGTGTCGTCGAAGTGCACGTAGCTCTTGATTTTGGCGCCCGCGTTATCGAAAGAGTTGCGGTTGTGCACCAGCTTCCAGTAATCGTAGGTGGCCTGCGCGCCAAAGTGCGCATCGCCGGCCACGTTATCGAAGTTGGCGTTGTTGTACTCCGTTGCCGTCCAGTTATTGTCAGCGTCAATGAAGTCGGTGGCGGCAGTGTAGCTGCTGCCTTTCTTGCAGTTATAGGTTTCAATGCCCAAGCCCCGCGTTACCTCCCGCAGGTTGTAGCCACCCGTAGCGGTACCGTTGGCCAGGGAGCGCGTGCCGCTATAAGCAGTAGCAAACGTGGCTGTAGCGGCCGCGTGCTTAATGATGTTATCCTGCAGTACTACCTCACCCGTGTGCGCATCTACATAAATGTAGGCCCGGCTAACTGGCTGCTGCGCATAGATATCAAACTTCCAGGCCAGGGTAGCTTTACCAGCCAACGCCCGGTCGGCAGTGCGGGAGTTGCGCACAATTACCAGTTCGCCCTTGGGCTGATAGGTAGCATTGGCGTTGTTCTCCATAATCTTCAGGCCGGCCTCTTCGCGGGCGTCCTGCCACATGTACTTCTGGGCCCCTACAAAGGCCATTGCCTGCTGCAGTGCAGCCTGAGCGTTCAGAGAAGGTGTGGTGTTCAGGCCCTTGATGCGCTCAAACTGGCCGCTGATGCTGGCCACTTCGTTTTGGCGAGCGTGCACCGTGTACGAAGCCTGCTCTACCTTAATGCCCTTGTAGTACTGATTGTACTTCTCGTGCACAAAGCCTAATTCATCGATGTCGGTTTTAGCCCGCAGCATCTGGTCATCGGAGGTCAGTTGAAGCTGATCCTTAAGCGCCTGGTCAGCCTGGCTAAGCTTGTACGCGCCGGCTTGGGTCTTAAAGTTGACTAGAAATGGGGTGCCGTTGTCGTTGAGCTCTTTGCTCTGAACGCGGGACAAATCCTGCGCCTGTGCAGTAGATACAGCCAGGCCGCCTAGCAGCAGCAACGCTGCCGTTGGGTATTTGTTGGTCATAAAAGAAAGTGGGTTGTGGAAAAGAGGGGAAAGCTATTCCTTCTACTCTGGGTTTGGAATAAACAAACCGTGATAGAAGGCGACCAAATTAATCATTTTTTAATATTAGTATATGTTTTCTACAAAAAGTATGTTACCAAACGTCGTTTCACTAGATATTCTGCAATGGATAACTACAACTACAGATGATATGGCAAAAT from Hymenobacter taeanensis encodes:
- a CDS encoding PA14 domain-containing protein, producing the protein MQKLLFCSILSLSFFGVSSAASAQGLGTGLTALYFNNGTLAGAPVLKRLDPVVEFRWNSGSPAQEVSKDDFSVRWEGLLAVPATGSYKFAVATNEGVRLWVNGKKVIDTWNGKGSVRLDGNTVSLAAGEKTPIKLEYFDEEGDASVILQWMPPGQALQTIPAGDLYPVGSPTTPDPAEAVQAALAAKAAAAQAAHPLAAKNPAPAAPVVATAPATAAPTQTPAAKATPTKTVKSKPVAATTPKESAPKPAAKPTETVAKTPAAQAAATATAIAPGALAGGVFTLKSRATDTPLEVVDDSHPFRGVPTTAQKRNSPPQWRIESAGEGFYRLLVQGSPKVLEVLGSSTSNGTPMSLWSFYSGNNQLWQIEEVGDGYYKLIAKHSRKALTAKDSVNGGIQQWRYKGEPTQQWKIEPAVVEVPKTVLAASKIPGVGANNMSVYPNPSNGVVQMNYTLAETMPLGWVVYDQRGIVVRVSDYRKQAPGQHNQSLDFTSLPAGDYNLHLTVGTVTTSQPLQIRRPKAEPTEVQTAAQ
- a CDS encoding methylated-DNA--[protein]-cysteine S-methyltransferase, with product MSEVSACLSSPLGLLEIRGSDAGLTTIRFVDEPAIGLHETRKEAVPQCLLEGYCQLQAYFNRELQHFSLSYAITQGTEFQRNVWAVLAQVEFGRTASYLDLARLLQNPGAVRAVGAANGQNPLAIVWPCHRIIGASGQLTGYAGGLARKRWLLAFERPATQGELFAL
- a CDS encoding alpha/beta hydrolase is translated as MRTFFFRILPGCLFLALLLGLANEYAVARPSRRTQDIAYVPTSDPQFNAERHLLDVYAPKQKTAFLRPVVVFIHGGSWNSGNKNFYSFIGRRLAKQGVVAVVINYRLAPQVEVPAMADDCARAVAWVAQHSAEYGGDPQRLYVMGHSAGGGLAALLTADNALMARWGMPVNPIRGAILDDPAGLDMYDYLRKMQYPGDEEYLVPFGRDPAVWRTVSPMYYLTPGTPPFLLYVGSETYPSIRNSSEKFQQKLTALGHPAAMKVLPGKKHVPMVLQLYWQHNIIYQDLLQFVGSNAQPHAAQ
- a CDS encoding M4 family metallopeptidase, yielding MTNKYPTAALLLLGGLAVSTAQAQDLSRVQSKELNDNGTPFLVNFKTQAGAYKLSQADQALKDQLQLTSDDQMLRAKTDIDELGFVHEKYNQYYKGIKVEQASYTVHARQNEVASISGQFERIKGLNTTPSLNAQAALQQAMAFVGAQKYMWQDAREEAGLKIMENNANATYQPKGELVIVRNSRTADRALAGKATLAWKFDIYAQQPVSRAYIYVDAHTGEVVLQDNIIKHAAATATFATAYSGTRSLANGTATGGYNLREVTRGLGIETYNCKKGSSYTAATDFIDADNNWTATEYNNANFDNVAGDAHFGAQATYDYWKLVHNRNSFDNAGAKIKSYVHFDDTPGDGVGYENAYWNGSVMTYGDGATTFKPLAALDVCGHEIGHAVCEKTANLTYQNESGAMNEGFSDIWGACVEARTVGVYGLTGKSTWLIGEEIKKSGGALRSMSSPNTYGQPDTYKGTYWKATTTSPTSANDYGGVHTNSGVLNYWFYLLAQGGSGTNDIGSAYSVTGVGIDAAAKIAYRTESVYLTASSTYANARTAAISAATDLYGAGSAQVTAVTNAWYAVGVGAAAGGTTPPPTTVTYCTSKGTSVAYEWIDYVKLGTIARTSGADGGYYDGTASSTSVAAGSSQTISFSAGFASTAYTEYWKVFIDYNQDGDFIDAGETVVSGSSSSTGTLTSTFTVPSTAKSGATRMRVVMSDASATTSCGSYSYGETEDYTINISGGTLAPETLPSLAGGTTLGAEVSKQLEIYPNPAADVLNISLPNGAQVQSVVITDLRGAKAAGVRFENGQLNVASLAKGLYMLTVSDGQKSFHQRFMKQ